In the Bacillus sp. FJAT-42376 genome, AAGTGAGCAAAAAATTCTGTTTCATCTTTAAACGTTTTAACCTTACCGGTTTTTACATCTTCAACACCGTATTCACTGATTTTTTGTCCCTGATCCTTAGCAAGCTGTCTCATTCGGACATTATGATCCTTAGATCCCGTGAAATGGTGGAGCGTCGTGGCAAACTCTTCATCTTTCACAATACGGAAGTCTGCATTCACCGAAAAATCATAGGCCAGTTCCACGGAGACCTTCGTATCCCCTCCAGCGATGACTTCACCTTTATTCGGAATCTGCATTAAGTAATCGCGGACTTTTCCCGGTTCTGATGCAGAAATGATGAAATCAAGATCTTTAACCGTTTCAGCCATCCTCCTGATCGAGCCCGCTCTGGAAAAGCGGATAATATCAGGGCATCCAGCCAAATACGCTTCAATATCGGCCGCAATGGGAAGCATGAAGGCAAGCGGCAGACGTTCAGGTCTCTTGCCCATATCCTCTACCGCAGCCAGGATCTTCTCTTCCGTTTTAGCCCCAAAGCCTGCCAGTCCCTGTATTTTATGCTCAAGGCAAGCTTTTTTCAATGATTCCACTCCGTCTATCCCTAATTCTTTATAGAGTTTGGCAATCTTCTTTCCTCCAAGCCCGGGAAGCTTTAATAAAGGAACAAGACCTTCGGGTACTTCATTTTTCAGCTGATCCAATGCAGCTGATTCACCGGTTTCAAGAAATTCCTGTATGACAGCTGCCGTTCCCTTTCCAATCCCCGGAAGCTTCGTGAAATCATCAATCGTACTCAGGCTCCGGTCATCCTGCTCCAGAGCATTTGCCGCTTTTCTGAAAGCTGAAATTTTAAACGGGTTTTCCCCTTTCAATTCCATATAGATTGCAATGGTTTCAAGCAGTTTAATGACATCCTTTTTATGTATAGCCATACAGCATCACCTCATTCAATTATCATTAGACATGGGAAAAAACCTCTCATCCTGAGAAGTTTATGACTTGCCGGTATACTGAATCCACAGTTCATTTACCTTATCGGAAAAATAAGGGGTATGATGAACAATCGCATTCGCTAAAGCAGAGTCCTGCATCGCATTCTGCACATTTTCCATCGGAAACAAGCCTCCGATAAATAAAAGGAAAAAGACGATCAAGTATACTTCAGCAAACCCAAGAATGGCGCCCCCCCAGCGGTTAAGCTGTTTAATAACAGGCAGCATGGCCACAAAGTCAAGCATAGAGCCAATAATTTGAGTTGCGATTTTTGTTCCAAAAAACAGGATGGCAAATGCGATCGCCCGGTAATAAGCGTCCTCCAGCCTGCCTCCTGTGAAGAAAGAAACCGCAGCCTGCCCTTCTCCCATGGATGGGTAAGGGATCCAGAGTTCAAGCTTAGGAGCTAAATCTGCATAGTATAAATATGCTACAATGTAAGCAATGATAAACCCGGTTAAATGGACGAGCTGCATAATAAACCCCCGCCTTAAACCGGTTAAAATTCCAAATAGCAGCAGCACTGCCAGAATCAGATCAAGCATACTTCCAATCAATCCTTTTCTGAAAGCTTTCTCTCAAGAAGCTCACATTCTTCTTTTAATTTTAAGTATTCGTGAACAACATTTACCGCGGTTAGAACGGCCAGTTTGTTTATGTCGAGAGAAGGATTATGGCTGTTCATTTCCCTCATTTTGTCGTCAACAATAGATGCGACAAGCCTCATATGGCTTGTACTTTCCGTCCCTATGATGGAATATTGCTGACCATATATATCAACATTCGTTTTAGTCTTTGAACGATTTGACAACGTACATCCTCCATTCCTCGGAATCCTAATCTTTATCATAACATGTTTATTTCCTTTATGGGAAGCCGTGCTGTGCAGGATCCGATTGAAAATCCGTAATTTACCAGGGAAGGAAGAAAACTTTTGGCACATTCCGTTATTCAGGCAAATCAGGAACTGCTTGCAAAAGCAGCGAACTATTACAAATCAAGCTCCATTTCCAAGCTTCCGGCAGGAGCGGTCTTTTCTGCAAAAATAGATGGTTGCACCATTACCGGTTACAAATCCGGAAAGATTCTGTTCCAGGGAAGACTTGCCGAAGCAGAGGCTCAGCGCTGGGGAACATCTGAAGCACCGGCATCCAAACCTAAAACCGCTTCATCCGCCAAAACAGTCAGCGGATTTGCTCCTCCTCCAAACATTGCATCTCTTTCCGCCATCGGGTCGGATGAGGTAGGCACAGGCGATTATTTCGGTCCAATGACGGTGGTCGCTGCCTATGTCAGCAAGGAGAACATTCCTCTTATCAAAGAGATGGGGGCCCGTGATTCAAAGGGATTAAAAGATCCGCAAATCATTGAAATTGCCAAACAGCTGATTCATGCTGTCCCATACAGTCTGCTCGTATTAAAAAATGAAAAATACAACGAGCTACAGAAGAAAGGGATGACTCAGGGGAAAATGAAGGCGTGGCTGCATAATCAGGCCATCAGCCACCTCACCCGCAAGATCAGCCCTGAAGAACCTGAGGCCATTTTAATTGATCAGTTTGTTGATCCAAATATTTATTACAGCCATCTAAAGGGGCAAACCTTCTCTAAAAAAAATACCTATTTCAGCACGAAAGCAGAAGGAGTCCATCTTGCTGTCGCTGCAGCTTCAATCATCGCCCGCTATTCCTTTGTAAAAGAATTCGAAAAGCTTTCTGAAAAAGCGGGGATGATTTTGCCGAAAGGAGCCGGCAGGCAGGTCGATGAAGCAGCAGCAAAGCTGATTGAAAAAAACGGAGTACAGGATTTGGGGATCTATGCTAAAACTCATTTTGCCAATACCCAGAAAGCCCTTGACCTGGTCAGCAGAAAACGTAAATGAGCTTATAGCCGCCCATTAAAGGGCGGTTTTTTTATGAGTCTGCCAGCTGTTTATAATAAAGAATGGTGGCATGCATGCTCCCATCGGCAGACAGCGCATAGGACGGGATTTTCCCTGCTTCCTTATATCCAAGGGAAAGATAGAGCTTATTGGACGGGGCCCCTTCTCTCGTGTCCAGAATAAGCAGGGTTCTCCCCTCTTCCCTGGCTTTTTGCTCCGCCTTTTCCATCAGCATGCGGGCAACTCCCCGATTTCTGAAGGAAGGATGGGTCATGAGCTTGGCAATTTCTGCCCGGTGAAGGCCGTTTGGCTTGGTGGATAAGTGAAGCTGGACCGTTCCTGCAATCTCCCCGTTTATCTCTGCTGTAAACAGGCATATGTCATCGAGCATGAGACTGCTCCAGTATTTTTCTGCTTCCGTTTTCTTAAGCGGGGGCAGAAAACCTACTGAAGAACCTTCTTCTACAATCATCATTAATAGATGGGCAAGTCCCGAAATACCGATTTCATGCTGGTTAATTTGCTTCACTTCCATTTTATTTACCGTCATTCTTCCATCCTCCTCTTATATGAAACTTGCTTGATTGTATGGCAATTCCCCGATTTTGTCACTGTTTTTATGCCGATTTATTTCCAAGATTTTTCCTCTGTTTTCTTTAGCCATTGGGCCATTCTGACCGCTATGGTCATCACGCTAAAAGAAAAAAGCTGACCTTTTCAGATCAGCTTTCCGTTTCATTATCCTCTCAGCACCGCTCCAAATTGTTCGGATACGGCCTTGAGCACTTTATCATGTGTTTTCGTTACCTCTTCATCTGTCAGTGTCCGTTCAGGATCGAGATAAATCATAGAAAACGCAACCGATTTTTTGCCTTCCTCCATGCGTTCGCCTTCATACAAGTCAAAGATCGCCGCTTCTTTAAGAAGTTTCCCGCCTGCCTGCTTAATGGCTGACAGAATTTCACCGGCTGGGACTTCTTTGTCTGCCACTAGCGCAATATCACGGGTAATCGAAGGAAATCTTGGAATGACGCTGTATTGAATTTCCGCTGTTTCTTCTTTCAATAAGTCTTCAAGCTCTAATTCAAATACATACGTTTCAGCTAAATCCATCTCTTTTTGAACCGTTGGATGCAGCTGTCCGACAATACCTGCCAATTTGCCGTCCGCATAGATTTCCGCTGTGCGTCCTGGATGAAGACCTTCTTTTTTCGCTTGCTTGTACTCTACTCTCTCAGCAAGGCCAAGCTCTAAAAATAAGCCGTCGAGAATTCCTTTAACAA is a window encoding:
- the polX gene encoding DNA polymerase/3'-5' exonuclease PolX; amino-acid sequence: MAIHKKDVIKLLETIAIYMELKGENPFKISAFRKAANALEQDDRSLSTIDDFTKLPGIGKGTAAVIQEFLETGESAALDQLKNEVPEGLVPLLKLPGLGGKKIAKLYKELGIDGVESLKKACLEHKIQGLAGFGAKTEEKILAAVEDMGKRPERLPLAFMLPIAADIEAYLAGCPDIIRFSRAGSIRRMAETVKDLDFIISASEPGKVRDYLMQIPNKGEVIAGGDTKVSVELAYDFSVNADFRIVKDEEFATTLHHFTGSKDHNVRMRQLAKDQGQKISEYGVEDVKTGKVKTFKDETEFFAHFGLPFIPPELREDGKEVENPDRVSGLVSNDQIIADLHMHSTWSDGAFTIEEMANACRAKGYKYMAITDHSQYLKVANGLTPERLREQRLEINRLNETFDDFKILAGVEMDILPDGTLDYDDRMLAEMDLVIASIHSSFSQPREKIMERLKTALTSHHVDIIAHPTGRLIGRRDGYDVDIDMLIDLAKETNTALELNANPNRLDLSAVNVKKAQEAGVKLVINTDAHNMEMLEHMPIGISTAIKGTVKGENVLNTWELDQLLQFLNRHHS
- a CDS encoding CvpA family protein — its product is MLDLILAVLLLFGILTGLRRGFIMQLVHLTGFIIAYIVAYLYYADLAPKLELWIPYPSMGEGQAAVSFFTGGRLEDAYYRAIAFAILFFGTKIATQIIGSMLDFVAMLPVIKQLNRWGGAILGFAEVYLIVFFLLFIGGLFPMENVQNAMQDSALANAIVHHTPYFSDKVNELWIQYTGKS
- the zapA gene encoding cell division protein ZapA, which gives rise to MSNRSKTKTNVDIYGQQYSIIGTESTSHMRLVASIVDDKMREMNSHNPSLDINKLAVLTAVNVVHEYLKLKEECELLERKLSEKD
- the rnhC gene encoding ribonuclease HIII, which produces MAHSVIQANQELLAKAANYYKSSSISKLPAGAVFSAKIDGCTITGYKSGKILFQGRLAEAEAQRWGTSEAPASKPKTASSAKTVSGFAPPPNIASLSAIGSDEVGTGDYFGPMTVVAAYVSKENIPLIKEMGARDSKGLKDPQIIEIAKQLIHAVPYSLLVLKNEKYNELQKKGMTQGKMKAWLHNQAISHLTRKISPEEPEAILIDQFVDPNIYYSHLKGQTFSKKNTYFSTKAEGVHLAVAAASIIARYSFVKEFEKLSEKAGMILPKGAGRQVDEAAAKLIEKNGVQDLGIYAKTHFANTQKALDLVSRKRK
- a CDS encoding GNAT family N-acetyltransferase is translated as MTVNKMEVKQINQHEIGISGLAHLLMMIVEEGSSVGFLPPLKKTEAEKYWSSLMLDDICLFTAEINGEIAGTVQLHLSTKPNGLHRAEIAKLMTHPSFRNRGVARMLMEKAEQKAREEGRTLLILDTREGAPSNKLYLSLGYKEAGKIPSYALSADGSMHATILYYKQLADS